The stretch of DNA CGATCCTGTTTATAAGCCCCGTTAAGTCTTTAATGATGCCTGGTTGTGCAGCTGGCTTAAGACTTAATCCCTCAGCAATAGGGCTTTATTGGATAAATGGTTAATAATCACTCGTCTGCAGGGATTGGGGAGGTTGTGTTGGCCCCCTGATTCCCGGAAGCCCCACGTGGCCCCTGACATGGTCAGGGACTTGGTGGGGACAGCACTGCGTGGGGCTAGGTGCAATAAGATTGGGTACCCTCATAACACCCCAGAAGTTGGGAAGGCCTGAGTTTCCAGGAGAGCACTTCTGCTACCTCCAAGGAACAGAGCCAGGCACAGGGAACCCCTGGGATCTCTTCAAATGTGTGTCTCCACCCCCTCCAGggtctgctttcctttcttttgccattaacaagctgtgtgaccctgagcaaatcTCCtgacccctctgggcctcagtgtccttatcTATCAAATGGAGAGGTTGGAAGAGATGGCCTTGCAGGTGCCGTGTGATTCTGTGAGCCCAAGCGTCCCAGACAGTCTCCTCTCTCCGGCTCTCTGGCGTGTCCCCAAGAGCTATGTGTGGCGGGAGACCAGCAGCCCATTGGATTAAGTACTTAAGCTGCTGGGCAAAGAATTGGGTCAGCTGTAGTCACAGGGCAGTGTGCGCAAAGGGAATCCACAGAGCCTGGATTTTATAGCCTGGTTTGGGGTTTCTCCCAGCTCTGGTCAGGACACACAGTAGGCATCAGAAAAAGGAACCTCGTTGACAGGACTGTGGAAAGAGAAGTAGACTCTTTCAGGTGTAGAGCTGTCAAGGAGCCAGGTGTTGTTTACAGGTGAAAAAAGAGCCTGGGATTATGTTCCCATGTGCCTGTGTCTGGGGCCATGCCTTCAACCCTGATTTGACTTTGACTTTACAGCTGCAGCGAGATCAGAACCCGTCTCCTTGAGAGGCACGTGATACTGGCCACGGACTtgggagtcaggcagacctgggtttgatcccatTCTACCACTGCTCGTTTCCAGGCTGAATGGTTTGGGCAACCTCCTTCTCCAGGAATCTCCTGGGATTCTTTCAGGTGGCGTGAGCAGCACCTATGTTTCTGCCTGACCGTGTTGGGtccaaattatatatgtaaagtacCTGGTAGGTGCCAATAATTATCCTGGGAGGAATTTAATGTTATGGCACCTGTTGTATGCATTGTACTTCTAGAGTAAAATGCTTGCTGCAAATGGAGATGTGACTCACTGTGGACATGATTTTGAGTTCTTTTATCTGAAAACAAGACCAAAAAGTACAAACGCAAATTTGGTGGCACTGCCATGAAAACTTTCAGCTTCAGGATTAGTCTGGGTTTCCTTTGTTGCCCCAGAGTTTGTTCCCTGGCTCCTGCCTGATGCTCTGCAGTATCCCACCTGCTGCTCCCCAGTATCCCAAGGGCGTAGCACGGTCTCTGGTGTATAGCGGGGGCTCGGTCCTGCACGTGTACCTGATGGGGTTCTCCGCTTTTATTTCAGATCTTCCCTGACCCGTCAGACTTCGACCGCTGCTGCAAGCTGAAGGACCGTCTGCCCTCCATCGTGGTGGAGCCCACAGAGGGGGAGGTAGAGAGCGGGGAGCTCCGGTGGCCCCCCGAGGAGTTCTTGGTCCAGGAGGATGAACAGGACAACTGTGAAGAGACACCGAACGAAGACAAGGAACAGTAGAGTCCACGCCGGCTCCCACAGGGTCACACCAGACAGCATCTGTACCTGAACTGTGTTCTTTCCCGCTACCATGGAAGGAGAGCATGAGCCACAATAGTTCTGAAAAAGTCAGACGATGGCTTCCGTTTTGCACCTGCAAATCACTgagttggttttcttttcttttcttttccttttttgagatGTCGGGCAGCGGAGCCCTCTGCGACAACACGCCAGACCTTTGAGAAAGGAAGCTGCTtagagcaggggttgggggggtgcGGGGAGGCGGGCGTCTTGGAGATCTTTATCTGAACTCAAGCAGGCTGGGGGCAGCCGTGGGATTCCAGTGGGCTCTGGGGGTGGGCTGGGATGGGGGGATGTGCAAAGCTAGCAAGGAACGTCTGGggcaagaaaacaaacaggagatgaaagagaaaatacacattttaaagaaaacattgagCAGAGAAGTGCAGCCAGGAAGTACCGACCCAGCAAGCATTCGCTCTGGCTGCTGGGACATCAGACAACAAAGTCTTCATCTCTCTCTAGTTTTGCCCACTGCcagcctttgtttttgtttcaggtGTGTTGGTCTGTAatggggaggcaggcagaggagagcAGTGGAGGCTGGCTACCTGCAAAACCAGCTGGAGGTGATGCCGATGCCAGGAACGCCTCCCGTTTCCTTCTCCAGACCCTCCCCTCAGGCCCTAGCAGGTGCGTGTGCCCCTGTAATCTGGAGGTTTTTAAAGAGGCTGCAATGTTGAGCGCTCCCCTGATTTATCCTTTTTGCCCCCCAGCTCTTCTGGAAGTAGCGAGAGCCCTTCCCACCCTTGTTGGAGGGCCGATGTAGAT from Phocoena sinus isolate mPhoSin1 chromosome 13, mPhoSin1.pri, whole genome shotgun sequence encodes:
- the LBH gene encoding protein LBH isoform X2, encoding MTEVMMNTPSMEEIGLNPRKDGLSYQIFPDPSDFDRCCKLKDRLPSIVVEPTEGEVESGELRWPPEEFLVQEDEQDNCEETPNEDKEQ
- the LBH gene encoding protein LBH isoform X1, producing the protein MSVYFPIHCPDYLRSAEMTEVMMNTPSMEEIGLNPRKDGLSYQIFPDPSDFDRCCKLKDRLPSIVVEPTEGEVESGELRWPPEEFLVQEDEQDNCEETPNEDKEQ